The Macadamia integrifolia cultivar HAES 741 chromosome 3, SCU_Mint_v3, whole genome shotgun sequence genome segment GTTAGGATGTTAAGGAGAGACACTCTCGTTTGGATCAAGTGCCTAAacatacactccaaaccacccTCAAGACACTCAATGCCAACTTCCAAGGCCTCCAATCTTGTTTGTGCCATTTGAATATGGACCCTCTCTACATCCACATCTTTGCTTGAAGTCTGTTTCCACAAGTTTCGAAGGGCAGCATCAACACTCTCCACCTCATTAGCTttctcttcatcctcttcacatcTCACCTTCACTTTCTGCATCATCAATTTTGAAACCACTGACCAACCACCGGACTTCGGTTTCGACGCCGGAGCTGACAAGAATGACAATAGAAGCTTCAAGATGGAGATGGTAACAGAGCATATTTCTCTTACCAATCTAGCAAGAACTGCTTGATTTTGATCTAAACCCAATATAGAAGAAAACCCAAGTTTGCTTTCCATTCTTTTCAATGCTTCAAGACCCTTCAAAATTTCCTTCTTGACCTTCTTTCTAGCTGAGAAATAAGCACCAATGCTGATTTCTTTGCCTCCTCTTCTACGGAGATCAGATTGAAGATCTCGAACACGTTCCTTCATTTGTGACAAGAGATCTCTGGTAGTCCCACAGATATCCAACAATCGAACTGACCCATCAAGCACCTCGCCCACCCATTTCTCTTGTTGATGTTGGACGAGGGCTCGTTGGGTTAGTGGCAAACGGAGGAGATCGTCTACGTAATGGTATAACTCTCCAAGGCCAAACAGACCCGAACGGATTGTGTCTGCCTTGTATGATGAAGTTGACAATGCCTCTGAAATCTTTAGCTTGTTTAGCTCTTCATCGATCCCAACAGTGCAAGAATGCAACCTGGAAGGCAAGCTAATAGAGCGAACATGGTAACGACTTTCCATTTTTGCTCTCTCTGTTAATTTACAGGTCTTGAGAATGAACGCAGCAATCTGCCTATATATAGCACCACAGAAAGGAGGATATGAGGTGAGTGTATATCCTTTTCCACCCCACATGGTGAGAGAATCTAGATTCCGGACTCCAACCACAAGGAGTCCCCGATCAGGTCCCCATGGGGGATACATCCCAGCGTTGATTTACTATATAGATGTGAACAACAACTgcttagtgcagttggtgagctgtggtgtgtataaaacccatgctcactaggaggtctcgagttcgagtctcctagctgttacctacttctctccctacctatcaaaaaaaaaaaaaaaaaaaaaaaaaaaaaaaaaaaaaaactatatagaTGTGTCAATGCTGGGATGAAGGGTGGGGATGTATTTCATTTATCTCCACGTGGGGATATGAACCgaactttaaaaaaataaatctccACCATCTGACCCCTCTAATTCTATAAACTTATATATCTAACACCTGTCCCTTCTATTTATAtagttatttttctttattggttAGACAACAGATGTCAAAATAAggtgaagattctatttcattgGCTCTCACCATGTGGGGAGGATAAAAAATCCGAACTCAAAATGGGAGGAGGAGACAAAAAGAATCTGAACCTCCAAAAGTGTTTTAAGTGATGAGCATGTGCTTCGGAGATGGTTCACCCTTTGAAATCCGCTCTGATGCCACATTTTCGAGGCAGCAAACTCTACAACCAAAGAGATGGATACAACGCATCTCTTTTTCTAATTAGTTAATCATTTATCCATAAACTATATTATGAGTTGATACTTCCATCTTCTTCATTGTCTACCCTGCCGAGGGAAGAAGGGGCACTCACGTAGGCCGTTTACAtgacatctgttaaaagattaATAAACAATTAAGAATGAGACTCACATCCCATAAATCATTTCATGGACGTGGGAGTTGTGGAGATTCCCAAGACTCTGCCCCTGCACACCACCGTCATTGCCACCGCCATTGCTACCTTACCAGTGAGGTGGTTACTATAATTGCAATCAAACCCGTGTGCATCATTTAGTATAGGGTATGATTTCCATGTTTTGTCTCACTTAATCCCAAGAAATCTTGAGGTATCTAGCTTATATTAACATTACAAAACTCAAATGTCTTAGGAGGGAGGGAGGTCCAGATGGATGTAGAGATGGAGTAAAGAGATGGAGAAATATTGAGATTGATGCATGCACGAGTGGGTTGTTCTTAACTTGTCGCGCGCTGCCCTTGCCGCATGCACATCAAGCCTTACATAAATAAAGAGTAAGATAAGAGTGGGATTTTAATTATCATCATTCAACAACATAAGttttaggaaaaagaatccTATCAGTCTTATATTATCTATGCCTAAATACAGGTTAACGTAAAAGGTTGTGATGTTCATCAATCAGTGTACTAAAGATGTTCCCGCATATTTTTTCATTGGTCTTGCATGTCGACGTAGACAACACTACACCGATAAGATTCTCTCTCCAGTAAATAATAAAGGACAAAAAATAACCTGAAATTCAGTGTGGttctatgcctagacatagaTGGGGTGAAATGACTCTCCCACTTCTCATGAAAGGCAAGAATCCCACCTCGTATTGATGTTTTTGTAGGTGCTCCCATTGACCCTAGAACTGTTGTGGGGCTAAGCTGTCTTTTAAAAAACCCTCTCtcaataataaattagaaattagaaaTTAGAAATGTGTTTCCTGTTTAAATGTGATAGGTGGTGTAATCTCATCCAATTCACCCATGGATGCAATCACATGATCTAGAACCTCGTTCTAATAAAAGTACACTAGTTGAATTTTTCCACTGTACTTTCGCTTTGCATTTTGACATTTTCCTAATAGATGATTTAGGTTATTTcgaacattttctttttttcgataagtaatttgtatgtattaaggaaaaagaaaaatataaaaatacagaTTAAGGCAACCCCTACAACCTTCTTTGGGCAGACCAAAAGAAAGGTTGAGAGATCcctaaatcaaacaagacaAACCCTGAATCACAATTCACCTAATATAGAAGAAAAGCTTTAATAATTAGGAAAAGATGCTATGAAAGAATTAAGTAGCCCAATCACTACTGGATGAGTCAGGTTTCTAAAGACTTCAGGGCCACCTTCCTCATATGACTTGATGCTTCCTCTGAAAAATCCAAATGTATACTCTCTATATTATCAACTTGATGGGTCACCTCCTCACTATGGTTTAACTCAACTTGATCTATCACCTCCTCACGATGATTCACTCTGTTTCTTCCTCTGAAGAAATAACAGCAACTACAAGATTCTCAGCTCCCTTGAAATAAGTCGCATCTGCTATAGATTTGGaaatcaaatcttcaatcaacCTACCATTATCCTCTCCATCTACCACATCAACATTGTCTCTTTTAGGAATATTCTCTACCATATTTTTTGAGGAAGGCAAAACCGTGGTCAAAAGATTAGTATAAGAGATTTCCTTGGCAGAGTCACCCCCCCTTTTGCTTAATAAAATATGTTGACTTTGCCACCTCATCATCCAGCCGACCTTCAATGTCAAGAGAATCCTGGATAAGGTTCAAATTGGAGATAATATCTCATCCCCTGGTGCATTCCACGACTTCAGACACTTCTTCATTAGAATTTGAATTCTTACTAACTTTTGGCTCCAAATTCAAATCCTACCCTTCCTCCCCTAATTTTTCTCCATCAAACTCCTTGTTTTTCTCCAAAGAGAGAACCAACATATcttgatgaggaaattcctcctCATTTGAAAATTTCCCCATCAATTTCCCATTATTTACGCCATTAATATATGCAATAATTGCCAACTCGATCACCTTCCTCCAAATCCTCCTCCCTATTTGCTAGCAAAATATCCTTATTGCACACCAAAATATTCTCCTCCTCAATCGCCAACACATTTGAGTAAACCAAGTTGAAACCCGAATCTACCTCAGTAATATACTAACCTTCCAAAACTTCTTCCTCATAAATCTCATCCTCTTCATCCTTAGCCAATGACTCTTTTGAAGTTGAAATTGGCACATCTTTGGTCAACTTTCAAGAAGAGAAAGCATTAACATGGGTAGCTGATTCCTCTCTGTTTGGAATCCTTTTACCCCTAAATCTGCCATTAATGAATCATTCTTTATCTACTCcacttttttcaaaattcaaacatgAATTTGAACTCTGGATAATTGTAGGGCCGGATTCCTTGCTCAAGTCACTACTCTTGTGCAAAGAAGGTCCACTATTCTCCGCCGACAATGTAGGCTCTCCaccatcttccttctttctccgaACTGGTTTTGTTTTCAGATTTTGTTGAACCACCGGAGCTCCACCACAATGTTCCACCGAATGGCTAAAAACATTGCAGACATTGCATCTAGGAGGCTTCCAATCATATCTAATATCTTGATTAAAAATGTGACCTTCTTCATCCTTAATAAATACAATCGAAGGTAGTTCTTCAAAAGCATTAACTTCAATGCACAACCTTGCAAAACATAATCTCTCCAATGTCTTGGTCCTCACATCTGAATAAATTTGACACCCAATAACACTCCCAATAGCACTTAATACCTCTGGAGACCAGAATTGACAGGGAAGATTGTGTAAAGTAGTCCACACTAGGATAAAGGTTAAAGTTATCTACCCCAATGATACCTTTTTGCTCCAAGAGCGAAGAACAAGAGGCTTAAGCTGAACATACCACGGACCTCCTTCCAAGACTTTATCTCTATCCTCTTGCACGTTAAACCTGAAGACGAACACATCACTTTCAAGCAGATTTATCTCAACATTACCTGAAATCTTCCACTTCTTGAGAAGAAACTCCTTAGTGTAATGAAAAGGTGATCTCTTCCATATTAAATGCCCTATAAGAGCATTTTTCCATTTGCTAATCAGTAGGACAATTAGCAACCTTTTGATCACCCACCATGACCGGATCGATGAACTTGAGTTAAAAACCCTCCTTATTCTTCCATACATTCGGCGAGAATGAAGAAGCAAAATAAATTCCATTGACAGCATCCATCTTTCCCACAGATGACTCCCCATTCTCCCAACAGGAATCTCTGAAATCTTGGACAGAAGAAACTCTTTCCTTCTCACCACCAGTAGCCACACCTCATTGCACCACATAGCGCTCACTTGAATCTTCTCTAGAAAGCTGCAAAGTGGACATGGATGGAGAAGAAGGACCAATAGCCTAAACTATTGGCCATGCATCCCCCAGGAGTCTGAAAACTATTTTGATTGCTTCTCCAAGGTTGTTACATTCGTTGGTGTGATGCGTCCCGCAAGCTCTTGCTCCTGCTAATGAATGTAGGTGGCTTTGTTACAACCTTGCGGGTGGATCAAGCTTGGAACACCAATTGAACGACCATCGCTATGATTGAAGAAGTGATGTGCACAAAGATGACGAAGCCATTCGTGTGTAAAAAACTTATTTCTAGGTACCATGTGGAGAAATGAGTTAGCAGTTTTAAttgtctaattttttttgggttggccTTGGAGAGTAAGTTAGGCCTAAGAGGGTAAGTTTGGCCTTGTGAATCCGAGTTTGCCTTGAGTCAAAATAAGTCTTGGGCCGGTATTTTTCAAGCCTGAGGTTGGGTTtatgctgaatttttttttttttttttagtgcatATAAAAAGAAGGTAGACTTCGGTGCAACGGTAATATTGCTTCATTGCATTCTAATGGTCATAAGATTGAGTAAGATTGAGTTGGACCCCTCGTGCACTGAATAAACCCTTTTTACTGCATATTTACTGCATATAAGAACACaaatggccaaaaaaaaaaaagaccaaccTGGGTCACTTAGGGCTAAGCTGGACTGAGCCTGGAAAGGATGCATCTGGGTTGAGATATCTCAGCCTAGCCTCAAGGCCAGATTGGGCATAGGTTAATTTAAGAGGACCAAGATTTGACTGAGGTTTTAAAAACACATAGCCTTGTCTCACCCCTAGTTAGTCACAGATCATATTTGTATCTCGCTCCATATTTGTATGAGTTTAATTATATAAAAgttcaaaacaaaataataataataataattaaaacttGATCGGATATGGGATATCTTGGTAAATATAAAAAGTATAgaatagaaaaaattataattattttaaaagggAAGCTCAACTTATAATACTATTTTGTACTTGAGTCTCAATATATAGACATTATCTCAACCCATATTTGTATAGACATCGACTCAAATTTTGTATAACTTATGTGGATCCATAGAAGTAATACCAAATTTTGCACGCTATgcccatgctttttttttttttttaaatcatggaTGAAAAGAAAGCATATCAGCTGGTCCCCTTGTACACCATTGTCCCTGACCTGCCTTCTTGGTTTTAATTCATTATTGAACACTAAATCTGAGAGAGGTTCTAAAAACTTTCAATTTCCCCTTGCCATGAAATACTACCCTCCATGCTTGTCTTAATCTAGAGAACAACCCTCTCCTCGTCAACTGcaataaagaaatcaaacaaCTCTTTCCATCATATGAAATACAGATCATCCTTATTGTGTAAACTTGTTCAACAAGTTATGGCCACACTTACTATAATGTACACAAGATCTACTCATCTATCAAATCTTCGTAAGTAAAACATGGAGTTTGTACTTTGAGAATCTTTTGATCTATATAACGTAGTGAATTTGGTGGAAAGTGTTGGGGTTAGGTATATCTTGTATTCCACGTGTCCACATAATTAAGTATTGGTTTGTATTAGTATTTGGGTCAGATTTTAAGTCCATTACATGTATAGAATAGAATTTTAATTATGTAGGGATTAGGATAAAGAGTTTTTCAAGttaataaaaaatcttttattCACTCAGGCAGATGCTGGCATTCATACCGAACCACATTAAATTTCTTGCATTGAGTGATTATTTGCTTGATTACTTCCTTATTGTTGCACATtatgtagaaacgcaatcctAAAACGATTACAAAAaagtaatgaaaaaataagaataaacaacacacacagatttacaaggtttggcaagattgtcTACATCCTTGGCAAGATGAGATcctatttcactatcaatgaagaataagaTTACATCACTCAtcttcacacctctctcagTTGCTTGCTGAGAAAAAGAACCTTACTGTAAaaatatagcgaaaaaaccctaataccagaaagtacaaaattacctttagtaaaaaaaaaaattcaaaggagGACTACTTCCTCGACACCCCCCTATCTAAGGTatctcctgcccccttgcaaccgaTACGACTTGGTAAGTCAAATCGCAGTTATTTAAAATGTTTACACCAATATTTTCTAGATTAAACTAggatgaaatacaagacatcttATCCTAACACATTATTCCCCAGGTTGTGAGTTGTGACAAGGACATCCATGAAAGCTTTAAGCAACAAAAAACTAAGTAGGCTACATCATTTTGGTATCAACGGCTTGGAGCTTTTCAATCTGTAATATATTTAGCCAACAAACCCCATAGTTAACCAATTGATATGGGTTTGGCCTACATTAATAATGTTTTTCTTATCTTGTAGCCTTCTGGTAAAATATATGGAACACGCATACTATGCTTCCCTAACACGAGTTTGGCTCAAGTCCCCACGAGGGGATGGGTGGGGACATGTTCCTACCCTCCATCCTAACATTGACTCACCTCGGACTCAGTGTTACAGCACTGGGTGGAGGGTGGAGATGTGTCTCAAATGTGCCCACATGGGGACCCAATCTGGATTCCTCCAACACACCACCGTTTGTCAATCCTTGCCCTGCTCACAGCCTCACATTAATTTCTCTAACCTTTTAAGTTCGAGAAATTTAAAGGCTTACCATATTGCAAAACCATAAAATTTGCAATGCTTATGAACTGGTTCTTCCAAAATTGTCTCCAACAGAAGGACCATGAAGCATTGACTTAAATTTATCAAAGAGGAAACTCATTATGTGAGTATTAGAAATCTTGATGGTGAAGTTTAGATGTCTAGCTAGGCTACCAATCAAATCCAAAACAACctataaaaaatatgaataatGGGTGGGTATGAACAACTAAAGAATTGATAGTATTAATAGTGGTGGAACTAATGGTGCCTGCAGTCTGTTGGTTAGACATGGTAAGAAATTGTATGGCATCTTTGTTGTGTCTCTCTCTAATTGGATCTAATTTAAACAAAACAAGATGATTAAGATAGCACATGCTTATCTATTCTTATTGGAGGTTATGAAGAATGCAGAGGAGCTTGTAGGCTAAAATAATCTGTTAGCTAATACAGAGGAAGAGTCACATTAACATCACATGCTCATCTTATGGGCAAGAGGATAAGATTCTCTCTATCCCTTTATATCATCTCAATGTCCATTGTAATGtaaatttcagaaaaatttCATAAGCCAGTGTCCATtttgtctatctttctctttccttttttaaatgaaattcaatGGTAAAGTGtcatttttttcagaaaagtTCAAAATTGatcaagaaaattttattttttcagaaaagttTGGAATTGGCCAACAAAGTGTCATTTTCCCATTTGtcgaaaaaaaaatttcctaacaAAAATTGGAATTGGCCAACAAATGGCCATTTTCCCGAAAAGTTTTCTTTTAGGCCCCAAAGAGAGTTGAACTCACGTCATTTTCCAAGCAAAATTTGGAATCGACCAACAAAGTGTCATGTTCCaacctaccaaaaaaagaagatattttccaaaaaaaattgctaAGAAAGCATCATTTTTCCAGAAAAGTTTGAAATTGGCCAAGAATGTgttatttctcaaaaaaaatctagaattgACCAAGAaagtgtcaaaaaaaaaaaaaatgacagagaaaatgccatttttttccAAGAAAAGTTTGAAATTAGCCAAGAAATGAatattttccctaaaaaattaaaaattggcCAAGAAAGTGTCATTTTCCCATAAAAGTTCAAAGTTGGCCATGAAAGAAAcatttttcttgaaatgttCGAAATTTGCCAAGAAAGTGTCATTTTCCCAGAAAAAGTTCAAAAGTTGGCCAAGAAAGCACCATTTCCCATAAAAGGTCGAAATTGGCCAGGAAAGAaacattttccttaaaaaaattgaaattggccTAGAAAGCACCATTTTcctagaaaatatcaaaattggcCTAGAAAGTGCCATTTTCCCAAGAAAGTTTGAAATTGGCCAAAATTCATATGTGGTAAACTAGTGGCACTAATGAGGGTGCAAGATTAGGAGGATATAAGAGGGGCAAGGGTCATTTCAAAGAGGGAAGAGAGCGATAGACATGAGTGTGCCTATGCCCCACCCTCCCTCACATAAACTTTATATTAACATTTCCATGGTCGCACTTTTAGCATGTCTTCTACTTGCAGATTGTAGAGGAGTTGAATAAGATGAAGACTTGGTCCATGTTTTCAAAGATTAACaaacctcttcttcaatggcAAGAACAATCTATGTTAGTTTAGCCAACCTTGGAGAACTTACCACTTCTCATTGAACAAGATCTTGGCTTGCGTCAACATCataaatggaagaagaagggataTATATATGCGGCACAAGGGATAGTATGTTGTTGTATATTGGTTGTCCTTGTTTAAAACCTTGGCCTCATGTTAGTGACTACGTGGCCAATAGTGATAATGTGGCAACATACGATCACCTTGATGACATGGCAATGATGAGTGGAATGTCTGAGGTTTTTTTAGTGTAGTGAGTGCGGCAGTAGTGTTCGTTTCGGATTCCAAGCTTAGTTTCGaaaagtgtgaattttttgggaGTCAACGTCTTCAAACATTGTAAAGTCTTTTGTACTCTTTTCAGTACACCCATATTCACCTAGATCTAATATCAAACGAAGATATAGCCAATAGAAAGTTCAAAGCCAATTTGATCATTTTATACGCCTGAGTCTGGTGATGGGTTGTTTTAAAATATTGTAGGGCTTTGAGTCAGAAATGCAACACAACTCTTTTTGTTGAATTTTGAGATTATATGAAATAATTATGGAGTTTTTCATCTGATTACTCCATGAAGAAAATCCAAAATGGctattatttccattttttttatatagttaTGTATTTACAAATGCCACAGTTCAATGGTGTGTTATGCAATTTCCGAAAGTCCTATTTGATCCAAATCGAATAGCCCCAGTTCGATCTAAGTGTGATGGGGGTTTTCAAAGGGTTTTTTGGCGTGGGAGGAGGTCAGTGTAATTTGTAAAAGCTTAGTTGATGCCCACTTCGTGGCCTTGATAGAGCCAAGTGAATCAAATCCTCATTCAGTGGCTCACGCAACTTTGTGTTGACACATAACGGTGTAGATTCCCTCGCGACCTCCTTGATTGGTCACCTTCTCGATCCGCCATGCTTTGCGCCTGTAGGAGAAGCCACCTCAACATTCCATTTCATAATGTCTTATTGTGTGCTCAACGGCGATCTAGATCCGGTGCTCAGGATATTTGCCTTCTCGTCCCTGACACATCCAATGACTTACAGCCATCCCCCCCCCTCGTTGTCTAATAGGAAGGTGAAACATCCCCTAGTGACAGTACAGCACGCTCCAGCCACGCGTCACGTGGATCTACTCCTATTCTGATTGCATGGCCAAGGCATCTCTGAGCTCTAACTCGTAGCAAACGGACCACATTATTCGCATTTTTTCTTAATCCTAATCAAACAGATGATATTCATGCCATGATCCAATGGAGCACAGGTGTACTAAAGGGCCCCCAAAGATTTCATTAAATCTATTCTGAGTGGCtgaacttcaaatggccataactCCCCAAGCAGAATTCCATTTTGGTCCATTCAAGTTGCATTCTCTTCGTTTTTCTGAAAGCTCTATCCGCCTGAAGCAAAAAATAGAGAATAGGTGCAAGAAGTTTACAAAATTTGGAGTGAAGATCCTCCCACCACTTTTCATAGTATTCAAGTGAGAATTACTAAATCTATTAATGGTGGTCTAGCTTATTGaatgcaagaagaaaaaaagaggtaaATAAAGTGTTAAAGAGTACTCTattgagttggagaagaagagacaGAGAGATAGTGGTCACAATGGTGGACACTAGAAGAGTCAAGTTTTTCCTTCAAAGGCGAAATTGGAGATTTCAATGACTCAGATACATCTCAAAGTATCAGAACATCACAAACAAATGGTTGTAAGCCTCTCTAACCTTGTATGTATTTGAAATCATTGTCagaatatatatttattaggTGTAGGAGAATAGAGTTGAATACTTATATTAGACTAAGCTTGATTTTATGGCAACATGTTTATAAGCCTATCCTGATTTTATGGCAACATGTTATAAGCCTATCCTTATTTTTATTGACTAATTGGGAGTGTGCACTCTCCAGCAGTTTGTGCTATTATTTGTGAGTAGCACTACGTGCCCTCTCAAATTTATGCTAGGAAAATCCTTGGTGTGTGTACTCTTTACTGCTTTGCAattaaattaatatttattaagtagttacgaagcctttacaagcATTACTCTAGGGAATAGGCTTATTACCAAACCTCATAAAAAATCTTGGGTTATGTATGTAAGTATATTGTCTATTTGTATCATGTTTGGAGTGTGTGGGTTGCAGGATGGTTGTGGATACTTGAAAGTGCCTATGATAAGAGGCCGGTTGTATGCACGACTATGTGGGTAACGCTACAATGCCGACATTGGTGGGCATGTTAGGTGCATAGTCAGAAAAGGAATTTGGATATGATACActaattcaccccctctcaataTCATTCATCACTCAACAGAAGGAACACATGCAAAAACTTCTGTCTGGTCTTCAAATGTGAAATAGTGAGGAATTGATTGTGGAGAAAACAGTTGGTGCTTACATTTTCTtcaaaaagaaggagaagaagaatactaGCAAGCTTCTACAAGGATTCATTGGAAATAcaacaaaaatcatatttagttTTGTAATCTTATTAGGCCTAGAATCAATCCTCATGTTAGTATAGTGTATAACAAAATTTTCCAACCATTGAAAGAGGAGAACAGTAAGCTCTAACTCGAGGGCACTACCAGCATAGTGCTTCCTATGGAACTTGTCCCTTCATCTACTAAGAAATACAAGGGATTTTTGTAGCATATATGATGGCAATACCTTCCATATAATGAGGAGACGAACGTTTACAATTTCCTTATGTTTAAGAAACCATCACTTCTCTAGACACAAACTCTAGCACTCTCACAAAAAGAAGAGAGTGCAACAGAGATTGAgtaagaagagaggagaggagagcaGAGAAGAGGTCGGTCATGGGAGTACAATATTGATGTGGCAATTCTAACTATTGGACA includes the following:
- the LOC122074207 gene encoding uncharacterized protein LOC122074207 — its product is MESRYHVRSISLPSRLHSCTVGIDEELNKLKISEALSTSSYKADTIRSGLFGLGELYHYVDDLLRLPLTQRALVQHQQEKWVGEVLDGSVRLLDICGTTRDLLSQMKERVRDLQSDLRRRGGKEISIGAYFSARKKVKKEILKGLEALKRMESKLGFSSILGLDQNQAVLARLVREICSVTISILKLLLSFLSAPASKPKSGGWSVVSKLMMQKVKVRCEEDEEKANEVESVDAALRNLWKQTSSKDVDVERVHIQMAQTRLEALEVGIECLEGGLECMFRHLIQTRVSLLNILTP